A genomic window from Blastococcus saxobsidens DD2 includes:
- a CDS encoding VOC family protein, giving the protein MIFVNLPVTDRDRADAFYGALGFRRNDQFSDERCVSYVVEENIHVMLLTRERFADFVTGAVGDPAQATSVLICLSADSREEVDRLVSTAVTAGGKPWLPPQDHGVMYGASFADPDGNVWEVMWMDPTVVQG; this is encoded by the coding sequence ATGATCTTCGTGAACCTGCCCGTCACCGACCGCGACCGGGCCGACGCCTTCTACGGCGCGCTGGGTTTCCGGCGCAACGACCAGTTCTCCGACGAGCGGTGCGTCTCCTACGTCGTCGAGGAGAACATCCACGTGATGCTGCTGACCCGCGAGCGGTTCGCCGACTTCGTCACCGGTGCGGTCGGCGACCCGGCGCAGGCCACGTCGGTCCTCATCTGCCTGTCGGCGGACAGCCGGGAGGAGGTGGACCGGCTGGTGAGCACCGCCGTCACCGCCGGAGGGAAGCCGTGGCTGCCGCCCCAGGACCACGGCGTCATGTACGGGGCGAGCTTCGCCGACCCCGACGGCAACGTCTGGGAGGTCATGTGGATGGACCCCACGGTCGTGCAGGGCTGA